In Capillimicrobium parvum, a genomic segment contains:
- the miaB gene encoding tRNA (N6-isopentenyl adenosine(37)-C2)-methylthiotransferase MiaB, which yields MALRFVFDMAVPATQKRFHVTTFGCQMNEHDSERMKGMLESLGYAEVGEAADADLILFNTCSIREKADERFISHLHQAKALKRGQRERIIGVGGCWAQSVKEDVFRQFPFVDVAFGPGQVHRLAEFLTSESLSAQGYFEFEGFTGHLPMKRAREFQAWMQISVGCNCNCSYCIVPSTRGREVSRPLGELVDEARAVVADGVREITLLGQNVNSYGRDLRPRVDFSALLRELDAIDGLDRIRYTSPHPKDMREDVVLAHAELPSVCQHIHLPLQAGSSAILKAMRRTYTRERYLDRVEMIRRHVPDVALTTDVIVGFPGETEADFEQTLEVVEEVGYDGAFTFIFSPRRGTLAGEMADDVAHEVKAARMERLVEVVQRRARERAQRFVGRTLDVLVEGPSRHDPRRLRGRTSHNKVVNFDGLAEPGDIVAVAITGATSQTLAGEMSLLAAATR from the coding sequence ATGGCTCTACGCTTCGTGTTCGACATGGCCGTGCCCGCAACGCAGAAGCGCTTTCACGTCACCACGTTCGGCTGCCAGATGAACGAGCACGACTCCGAGCGCATGAAGGGCATGCTCGAGTCGCTCGGGTACGCCGAGGTCGGGGAGGCGGCGGACGCCGATCTCATCCTGTTCAACACCTGCTCGATCCGCGAGAAGGCCGACGAGCGCTTCATCAGCCACCTGCACCAGGCCAAGGCGCTGAAGCGGGGGCAGCGGGAGCGCATCATCGGCGTCGGGGGCTGCTGGGCGCAGTCGGTCAAGGAGGACGTCTTCCGCCAGTTCCCGTTCGTCGACGTCGCGTTCGGGCCGGGGCAGGTGCATCGGCTGGCTGAGTTCCTGACGAGCGAGTCGCTGTCCGCCCAGGGATACTTCGAGTTCGAGGGCTTCACCGGCCACCTGCCGATGAAACGCGCGCGGGAGTTCCAGGCGTGGATGCAGATCTCGGTCGGCTGCAACTGCAACTGCTCGTACTGCATCGTCCCCTCGACCCGCGGGCGCGAGGTGTCGCGACCGCTCGGCGAGCTGGTCGACGAGGCGCGCGCGGTCGTCGCCGACGGCGTCCGGGAGATCACGCTGCTCGGCCAGAACGTCAACTCGTACGGACGCGATCTGCGACCGAGGGTCGATTTCAGTGCGCTGCTGCGCGAGCTCGACGCGATCGACGGGCTCGACCGCATCCGCTACACGAGCCCGCACCCGAAGGACATGCGCGAGGATGTCGTCCTCGCCCACGCCGAGCTACCGAGCGTCTGCCAGCACATCCACCTGCCGCTGCAGGCCGGATCGTCGGCGATCCTCAAGGCGATGCGCCGGACGTACACGCGCGAGCGGTACCTCGATCGCGTCGAGATGATCCGCCGCCACGTGCCCGACGTCGCGCTGACGACCGACGTCATCGTCGGCTTCCCCGGCGAGACCGAGGCCGACTTCGAACAGACCCTCGAAGTCGTCGAGGAGGTCGGCTACGACGGCGCGTTCACGTTCATCTTCTCGCCGCGGCGCGGCACGCTCGCGGGCGAGATGGCCGACGACGTGGCGCACGAGGTGAAGGCCGCGCGGATGGAGCGGCTCGTCGAGGTGGTGCAGCGGCGCGCCCGCGAGCGCGCCCAGCGCTTCGTCGGCCGCACGCTCGACGTGCTCGTCGAGGGCCCCTCACGGCACGACCCGCGCCGCCTGCGGGGCCGGACCAGCCACAACAAGGTCGTCAACTTCGACGGGCTGGCCGAGCCGGGGGACATCGTGGCGGTCGCCATCACCGGCGCCACGTCGCAGACGCTGGCCGGCGAGATGTCGCTGCTGGCCGCGGCGACGCGTTAG
- a CDS encoding FAD-dependent oxidoreductase, producing the protein MDRPIRGGQRGDRQPWWREDGLAGVASGLASIPLVLDLSPTEGDEGILCALFFGSGPALARYGGDPSSDEATRALTLEALETYFEPKARAPKEFYVRNWEDDPWSRGCGSQVPTCTLSSVGATLRRPIGRIVFAGAETGTTDFMEGAVTSGQRAARRRTRAARRP; encoded by the coding sequence CTGGACCGGCCGATTCGTGGAGGGCAGCGCGGCGATCGTCAACCCTGGTGGCGGGAGGACGGCCTCGCCGGCGTCGCCTCCGGGCTCGCCTCGATCCCACTGGTCCTGGACCTGTCGCCGACCGAGGGAGACGAAGGCATCCTGTGCGCGCTGTTCTTCGGCAGCGGGCCCGCGCTCGCCCGGTACGGCGGCGACCCGTCCAGCGACGAGGCGACCCGCGCGCTGACGCTCGAAGCGCTCGAGACGTACTTCGAGCCCAAGGCGCGGGCGCCGAAGGAGTTCTACGTCCGCAACTGGGAGGACGACCCCTGGTCGAGAGGCTGCGGCAGCCAGGTCCCGACCTGCACGCTGAGCAGCGTCGGCGCGACCCTGCGCCGCCCCATCGGCCGGATCGTGTTCGCCGGCGCGGAGACCGGCACGACGGACTTCATGGAAGGAGCCGTCACCTCCGGCCAGCGCGCCGCTCGCCGAAGGACACGAGCTGCTCGCCGGCCTTGA
- a CDS encoding alpha-hydroxy acid oxidase has protein sequence MRHGRRPAAARSLSQHRRSACGGSAVPPSRRLRLRRGWREDEVTVRRNRAALEELELVPRVMRDVSEIDLRTEILGCDSALPIALAPTGLTRAIRDGGERDVARAASAAGVPYAVSTMSSTPLEDVAAASQGPLWFQLYMLRDRGLSREIVTRARDAGYRALLVGADAPTVGGRERDTRNGFTMPPAIGARTIIDGLRHPAWTSQFLGGRLPAFAHIPEPMPRRTIERSSSLVDPSLRGDPRGGRRRSRPRRCASPPNPSWRCSPTLGGHRAPADPAVGSGPRRRPIGRRYPAARAVRVAQHRTRGASPAETGTEAAPHAPITA, from the coding sequence ATTCGACACGGACGGAGACCGGCGGCGGCTCGCTCGCTGTCACAGCATCGGAGGTCTGCGTGCGGAGGCTCGGCGGTTCCTCCCTCGCGCCGTCTTCGACTTCGTCGAGGGTGGCGCGAGGACGAGGTGACGGTGCGCCGCAACCGCGCCGCCCTTGAGGAGCTCGAGCTCGTGCCGAGGGTCATGCGCGACGTGTCGGAGATCGATCTTCGCACCGAGATACTCGGCTGCGACTCGGCCCTGCCGATCGCCCTTGCCCCCACGGGCTTGACGCGGGCGATCCGTGATGGCGGAGAACGAGACGTCGCCCGGGCCGCGTCGGCTGCGGGGGTGCCCTACGCCGTTTCCACCATGTCGAGTACGCCGCTCGAGGACGTCGCGGCGGCGTCACAGGGACCGCTGTGGTTTCAGCTGTACATGCTGCGCGACCGGGGCCTGTCACGCGAGATCGTTACACGCGCGCGGGATGCGGGATACCGGGCGCTGCTGGTCGGCGCCGACGCCCCGACAGTTGGCGGCCGCGAGCGGGACACCCGCAACGGCTTCACCATGCCGCCGGCGATCGGGGCCCGGACGATCATCGACGGGCTGCGGCATCCCGCATGGACGTCACAGTTCCTGGGAGGGCGGCTGCCGGCATTCGCGCACATTCCCGAGCCGATGCCGCGTAGGACGATCGAACGGTCCAGTTCGCTCGTGGATCCGTCGCTCCGGGGGGATCCGCGTGGAGGTCGGAGGCGTTCCCGCCCGCGGAGGTGCGCGTCCCCGCCGAACCCGAGTTGGCGCTGCTCGCCAACCCTTGGGGGGCACAGGGCGCCGGCTGATCCAGCGGTCGGCTCAGGACCGCGTCGCCGACCCATCGGCCGCCGGTACCCAGCCGCGCGGGCTGTCCGGGTCGCGCAGCACCGGACCCGAGGCGCGTCGCCGGCGGAGACGGGCACAGAAGCGGCCCCGCACGCTCCCATCACGGCGTAG
- a CDS encoding ABC transporter substrate-binding protein, translating into MKCGLGNGQKATGEPIKIGSIVTKQPGTDFTDASNMAQAFYDCVNSNGGIKGRPIQYIVEEEQSDPGQIAGLARKLVTSDKVLGMLGSFSLLDCAVNHAFYEANDLYTTNVGVAPECFSTPNSASINLGPRYSLDGGAQALIKQGVKKLVFATAGTPGAEWYAEGVKSVADAAGVPMVFAKENVPIQDANSIALTLVQQAGADGGVLLGFTPPEALKIMQAAQQQGLAGRVKWGCSSTCSTDFLAQALGPEWEGKLLVNAEVNTVDSTGPDNQLYLKVHDQYAPKVPVGSFGQMGFVLAKLTVDRLLSIDGPIDKESVNKAMLDTKGYKSDLVCKPWYYGKAPVHIPNNTGRTLTPKAGKLVVQDECADVTADDPQIAKVRKIEQEQGL; encoded by the coding sequence TTGAAGTGCGGTCTTGGCAACGGCCAGAAGGCCACGGGGGAGCCGATCAAGATCGGCTCCATCGTCACCAAGCAGCCCGGCACGGACTTCACCGATGCATCCAACATGGCGCAGGCGTTCTACGACTGCGTCAACTCCAACGGCGGCATCAAGGGTCGCCCGATCCAGTACATCGTCGAGGAGGAGCAGAGCGATCCGGGGCAGATCGCCGGCCTGGCGAGAAAGCTCGTCACGAGCGACAAGGTGTTGGGGATGCTCGGCAGCTTCTCGCTGCTCGACTGTGCCGTGAACCACGCGTTCTACGAGGCCAACGACCTCTATACGACCAACGTCGGCGTCGCCCCTGAGTGCTTCTCGACGCCCAACTCCGCCTCGATCAACCTCGGGCCGCGCTACAGCCTGGACGGCGGCGCGCAGGCGCTGATCAAGCAGGGCGTCAAGAAGCTCGTGTTCGCGACCGCAGGCACGCCGGGCGCCGAGTGGTATGCGGAGGGGGTCAAGTCCGTGGCCGACGCCGCCGGGGTCCCCATGGTGTTCGCGAAGGAGAACGTGCCGATCCAGGACGCCAACTCGATCGCCCTGACGCTCGTGCAGCAGGCGGGCGCTGACGGCGGCGTGCTGCTCGGCTTCACGCCGCCCGAGGCGCTGAAGATCATGCAGGCCGCGCAGCAGCAGGGGCTGGCCGGCCGCGTGAAGTGGGGCTGCTCGTCGACGTGCAGCACCGACTTCCTGGCGCAGGCGCTGGGGCCGGAGTGGGAGGGCAAGCTGCTGGTCAACGCCGAGGTCAACACCGTCGACTCGACGGGCCCGGACAACCAGCTCTACCTCAAGGTGCACGATCAGTACGCCCCGAAGGTGCCCGTGGGGTCGTTCGGTCAGATGGGCTTCGTGCTGGCCAAGCTCACCGTCGACCGGCTGCTCTCGATCGACGGTCCTATCGACAAGGAGAGCGTCAACAAGGCGATGCTCGACACGAAGGGCTACAAGTCGGACCTGGTGTGCAAGCCGTGGTACTACGGCAAGGCGCCCGTGCACATCCCCAACAACACAGGGCGCACGCTGACGCCGAAGGCCGGCAAGCTGGTCGTCCAGGACGAGTGCGCCGACGTCACGGCAGACGATCCGCAGATCGCCAAGGTGCGCAAGATCGAGCAGGAGCAGGGGCTCTAG
- a CDS encoding cytochrome P450: MPPVTSAPPTHDLDLFADEVLVDPYPAYAELRELAGAVHLPANDVYALTRYDVIRGALADWETFSSASIGFNPMVNEALTGTSLASDPPVHTQLRAVLTENLTPRALRGLKDTIDAKADALVAGLVERRSFEAIDALARAFPLEVVADLIGFTGQVRDNMLRWGQAAMEVIGPMNARTAENFPIAGELYGWCSTVTADDLAPGSVGRGIFDAEARGDIPPDTAGHIIHQYLGAGVDTTVAVIGNVVALLGKHPDQLALVRQDPALVPAAFNEVLRFWPPIHAWGRRATKDVEVDGVVVPAGAQIAILFGAGNHDPRHYENPDDFLVERNPVDHLTFGYGVHGCAGQGLARMEGHAVIAALARHAERLVVGDEARVPSNITRSIHELPVLEVVRA, from the coding sequence ATGCCACCCGTCACCAGCGCCCCACCCACGCATGACCTGGATCTCTTCGCCGACGAGGTTCTCGTCGATCCGTATCCCGCGTACGCGGAGCTGCGAGAGCTCGCCGGCGCCGTCCACCTGCCGGCCAACGACGTGTACGCGCTGACGCGCTACGACGTGATCCGCGGTGCGCTCGCGGACTGGGAGACGTTCTCGTCAGCCTCGATCGGGTTCAACCCGATGGTCAACGAGGCGCTCACCGGAACGTCGCTCGCGTCCGATCCACCGGTCCACACCCAGCTGCGAGCCGTCCTGACCGAGAACCTGACCCCGCGCGCCCTGCGCGGCCTGAAGGACACGATCGACGCGAAGGCCGACGCCCTCGTGGCCGGGCTCGTCGAGCGGCGCTCCTTCGAGGCGATCGACGCCCTCGCCCGGGCGTTCCCGCTCGAGGTCGTCGCCGACCTCATCGGCTTCACCGGCCAGGTCCGCGACAACATGCTGCGCTGGGGCCAGGCCGCGATGGAGGTCATCGGCCCGATGAACGCCCGCACCGCCGAGAACTTCCCCATCGCCGGCGAGCTCTACGGCTGGTGCTCGACCGTGACCGCCGACGACCTCGCGCCCGGCTCGGTGGGACGCGGCATCTTCGACGCCGAGGCGCGGGGCGACATCCCGCCGGACACGGCGGGCCACATCATCCACCAGTACCTCGGCGCGGGCGTCGACACGACGGTCGCGGTGATCGGCAACGTCGTCGCGCTCCTCGGGAAGCATCCCGACCAGCTGGCGCTCGTCCGCCAGGACCCTGCGCTCGTGCCGGCCGCGTTCAACGAGGTGCTCCGCTTCTGGCCGCCGATCCACGCCTGGGGCCGTCGCGCGACGAAGGACGTCGAGGTCGACGGCGTCGTCGTTCCCGCCGGCGCGCAGATCGCCATCCTCTTCGGCGCGGGCAACCACGACCCGCGCCACTACGAGAACCCGGACGACTTCCTGGTCGAGCGCAACCCTGTCGACCACCTCACGTTCGGCTACGGGGTCCACGGCTGCGCGGGCCAGGGACTCGCCCGCATGGAGGGGCACGCCGTGATCGCGGCGCTGGCCCGGCACGCCGAGCGGCTCGTGGTCGGCGACGAGGCGCGCGTTCCGAGCAACATCACCCGGAGCATCCACGAGCTCCCCGTCCTGGAAGTGGTGCGAGCATGA
- a CDS encoding ferredoxin has protein sequence MKIVLDRARCEGHGLCEEAAPDLMHLDDDGELVIDREEITEAELAAANAAVRVCPVAALRIE, from the coding sequence ATGAAGATCGTCCTCGATCGAGCCCGCTGTGAGGGTCACGGCCTGTGCGAGGAGGCCGCCCCGGACCTGATGCACCTCGACGACGATGGCGAGCTGGTGATCGACCGCGAGGAGATCACCGAGGCCGAGCTGGCCGCCGCGAACGCCGCCGTGCGGGTATGCCCGGTGGCGGCACTGCGGATCGAATGA
- a CDS encoding NAD(P)/FAD-dependent oxidoreductase, whose product MSAAAIRRIVVVGNGIAGLTAADSLRGAGFDGELTIIGDERHPACSRPALSKALLSDCADLTSHQLPAPTHGALEIAGRRACGLDAERRRVALDDGTELPYDRLVVATGSRARRLSDLAGELTLRGLDDALALRERLAARPSVVVVGGGPLGMEVASGCVAARCQVTVVSQGMPLEMQLGPHLARVFAEAAQGRGVALVQTESARLEEHGGATRVVLEEDIVLEAELVVSAVGDVPNTEWLAGTSLVTDGVVRVDARGLARPDVAAVGDLAVFPTPYGMRRIPLWSTAIAHSKVAAAALVHGEAAPPLQFQPYFWTEQFGLSLKAVGFLPLNGPPVYVDGGPGGPALMRWTHEDGRGAAAALNYRIPIPRLRRITEDAATGARRAA is encoded by the coding sequence ATGAGCGCCGCCGCGATCAGGCGGATCGTCGTCGTCGGCAACGGGATCGCCGGCCTGACGGCCGCGGACTCGCTGCGCGGCGCGGGGTTCGACGGCGAGCTGACGATCATCGGCGACGAGCGCCATCCGGCCTGCAGCCGCCCGGCTCTGTCGAAGGCACTGCTCAGCGACTGCGCCGACCTGACGTCCCATCAGCTGCCCGCACCGACGCACGGCGCGCTCGAGATCGCCGGTCGTCGTGCCTGCGGGCTCGACGCCGAGCGCCGGCGCGTGGCCCTCGACGATGGCACCGAGCTGCCCTACGACCGGCTCGTGGTGGCCACGGGCTCGCGCGCGCGTCGCCTGTCCGACCTGGCCGGCGAGCTCACCCTGCGTGGGCTCGACGACGCGCTCGCCCTGCGCGAGCGCCTCGCCGCACGGCCGTCGGTCGTCGTCGTCGGAGGCGGACCGCTCGGCATGGAGGTCGCGTCGGGCTGCGTGGCCGCCCGCTGCCAGGTGACGGTCGTCTCTCAGGGCATGCCACTCGAGATGCAGCTGGGCCCGCACCTCGCCAGGGTCTTCGCCGAGGCCGCGCAGGGTCGGGGCGTCGCCCTCGTGCAGACCGAGTCGGCGCGCCTGGAGGAGCACGGCGGCGCGACGAGGGTCGTCCTCGAGGAGGACATCGTCCTGGAGGCGGAGCTCGTCGTCTCTGCCGTCGGCGACGTCCCGAACACGGAGTGGCTGGCCGGCACGAGCCTCGTCACCGACGGCGTCGTCCGCGTCGACGCCCGCGGGCTCGCACGACCGGACGTCGCGGCCGTCGGAGACCTCGCCGTCTTCCCGACGCCGTACGGCATGCGGCGGATCCCGCTGTGGAGCACCGCGATCGCGCACAGCAAGGTGGCGGCCGCGGCGCTCGTCCACGGCGAGGCGGCGCCGCCGCTGCAGTTCCAGCCGTACTTCTGGACCGAGCAGTTCGGGCTGAGCCTCAAGGCCGTCGGGTTCCTGCCGCTGAACGGCCCGCCCGTCTATGTCGACGGCGGGCCCGGAGGCCCCGCGCTGATGCGCTGGACCCACGAGGACGGCCGCGGCGCCGCGGCCGCGCTGAACTACCGGATCCCGATCCCGCGGTTGCGGCGGATCACGGAGGACGCGGCTACCGGCGCTCGCCGAGCAGCGTGA
- a CDS encoding TetR/AcrR family transcriptional regulator encodes MTGLRALRKERTRKQILETALALFQQKGYVATTVEEIAARAGTTRVTFYARFPGKRDVMVALIDELNELLDRHTSEAHGSTASKLVEAVQIGTAAALKPWLATQASRWPQIKPYILVSTQAAAVDPEIRQLYEGWFEEVIGDMVDGMNLADRHAPETRHFRGFLAMETLDRTALHWMRDPWDLDSGPELDLLTETWVTLLGERR; translated from the coding sequence ATGACCGGCCTCCGCGCACTGCGCAAGGAGCGGACGCGGAAGCAGATCCTCGAGACGGCACTCGCGCTGTTCCAGCAGAAGGGCTATGTGGCGACCACCGTCGAGGAGATCGCCGCCCGGGCCGGGACGACGCGGGTGACGTTCTACGCGCGCTTCCCCGGCAAGCGCGACGTCATGGTGGCGCTCATCGACGAGCTCAACGAGCTCCTCGACCGCCACACCTCGGAGGCGCACGGCTCGACCGCGTCGAAGCTGGTCGAGGCGGTGCAGATCGGGACCGCCGCCGCGCTGAAGCCCTGGCTCGCGACGCAGGCCTCGAGGTGGCCGCAGATCAAGCCGTACATCCTCGTCAGCACCCAGGCCGCCGCCGTCGATCCGGAGATCCGCCAGCTCTACGAGGGGTGGTTCGAGGAGGTCATCGGCGACATGGTCGACGGCATGAACCTCGCCGACCGCCACGCTCCCGAGACACGCCACTTCCGCGGCTTTCTCGCGATGGAGACCCTCGACCGGACGGCGCTGCACTGGATGCGCGACCCGTGGGACCTCGACAGCGGGCCGGAGCTCGATCTCCTCACCGAGACGTGGGTCACGCTGCTCGGCGAGCGCCGGTAG